A stretch of Gemmatimonadaceae bacterium DNA encodes these proteins:
- the gltX gene encoding glutamate--tRNA ligase, which yields MNDTARRPRLRFAPSPTGYLHVGGARTALFNMLYARHNNGDFLLRIEDTDKARSTDESTRAIFDGLEWLGLAWDEEVVYQGANLERHRRDALTMLDNGAAYRCFCTPGELDERRKESDGRKESFKYDRRCDRLAEDEVERRVADGESHVVRFRIPEGTTHWDDLVHETISFPNKDLDDFVILRSNATPIYNLAVVSDDIAMGITLVMRGDDHISNTPKQILLYRALGAGEPQFAHLPMIHGTDGKKLSKRHGATAVGDYQHLGLLPGAMLNFLALLGWSPGGDREVMTMEEMILLFTPRGLQRKAAIFDPQKLDWMNGQHLSRIPLAELEPRVTVAMMSAGLVNENTIAHRRDWYLSLLDLLRVRARTIDDIVRQARPYFPEPIEYDAESIAKSWKDSEASAGIIRSARESLASIESWEAGTLEAALRDLAESRGISAGKVFQPLRTALTGMSVSPGMFEVLVMMGRGLSLSRLADAEAWLTSTPG from the coding sequence ATGAACGATACTGCACGCCGCCCACGTCTGCGCTTCGCACCCTCGCCCACCGGCTACCTGCATGTCGGGGGCGCACGGACGGCGCTGTTCAACATGCTGTATGCCCGCCACAACAACGGCGACTTCCTGCTCCGTATCGAGGATACCGACAAAGCCCGCAGCACCGATGAAAGCACCCGCGCGATCTTCGACGGGCTCGAATGGCTCGGTCTCGCCTGGGATGAGGAAGTAGTCTATCAGGGCGCGAACCTCGAGCGCCATCGCCGCGATGCGCTGACCATGCTCGACAACGGCGCTGCCTACCGTTGCTTCTGCACTCCCGGAGAGTTGGATGAAAGGCGCAAGGAATCCGATGGACGGAAGGAGAGTTTCAAGTACGACAGGCGCTGTGATCGTCTCGCCGAAGACGAAGTGGAGAGGCGGGTGGCGGACGGCGAATCCCATGTCGTGCGCTTCCGCATTCCGGAAGGCACCACTCACTGGGACGACCTCGTCCACGAAACCATCTCATTCCCCAACAAGGATCTCGACGACTTTGTGATCCTCCGCTCCAACGCAACGCCCATCTACAACCTCGCTGTTGTCTCCGACGATATAGCGATGGGCATCACCCTGGTGATGCGCGGCGATGACCACATCTCCAACACGCCCAAACAGATTCTGCTCTACCGCGCACTCGGCGCCGGGGAACCACAGTTCGCGCATCTGCCCATGATCCATGGCACCGATGGTAAAAAGCTGAGCAAGCGGCACGGTGCAACCGCAGTTGGAGACTACCAGCACCTGGGCCTGCTGCCCGGCGCCATGCTCAATTTTCTCGCGCTCCTCGGCTGGTCTCCCGGCGGCGACCGCGAAGTGATGACAATGGAGGAGATGATCTTGCTGTTCACGCCGCGGGGCTTGCAGCGTAAGGCCGCCATCTTCGACCCGCAGAAGCTGGACTGGATGAACGGCCAGCATCTGTCGCGCATTCCTCTTGCTGAGCTCGAACCGCGCGTCACAGTGGCGATGATGAGTGCCGGGCTGGTGAACGAGAACACCATCGCGCATCGCCGCGATTGGTACCTGTCACTCCTCGATTTGCTTCGCGTTCGTGCGCGAACCATCGACGACATCGTGCGACAGGCAAGGCCCTACTTTCCGGAGCCGATCGAATACGACGCAGAGTCGATCGCGAAAAGCTGGAAAGACTCTGAGGCATCGGCCGGCATCATCCGATCAGCCCGCGAATCACTAGCGTCAATCGAGAGCTGGGAAGCCGGCACGCTTGAGGCGGCACTGCGTGATCTTGCGGAGTCACGGGGGATATCCGCAGGCAAGGTTTTTCAACCGTTGCGAACCGCGCTGACAGGTATGAGCGTGAGCCCCGGGATGTTTGAGGTGCTCGTGATGATGGGCCGTGGGCTCTCGCTTAGCCGCCTTGCCGACGCTGAAGCATGGTTGACCAGCACTCCCGGTTGA
- the lexA gene encoding transcriptional repressor LexA, with protein MAETLTPIESSVYTYLLDFTAENTYQPSIRDIGRQFHIKSTKTVSDLLQSLAKKGYIERDPTRSRGVRLLGFTGGSKTNPVPYYGRIHAGEPTLLPEHKDGYITMDRRFIPAEEVYFLKVKGDSMIGRSINDGDFVMVNPSASSKDNDIIAARIGEEATVKTLTHQDGAVVLEPANPSEREIVIKPDDDFSILGVICGVFRPLGTMEVMAAAAIPRTA; from the coding sequence ATGGCTGAGACATTGACCCCCATCGAGAGCTCGGTCTACACGTATCTGCTCGACTTCACCGCTGAAAACACATACCAGCCGAGCATTCGCGACATCGGCAGGCAGTTTCACATCAAGTCGACGAAAACAGTTTCCGACCTGCTTCAGTCCCTCGCCAAAAAAGGATATATCGAGCGCGACCCCACCCGTTCGCGCGGGGTGCGATTACTGGGGTTCACCGGAGGAAGCAAGACCAATCCGGTTCCATACTACGGGCGGATTCACGCCGGAGAGCCTACGCTTCTGCCGGAGCACAAAGACGGTTACATCACGATGGATCGCCGGTTCATTCCGGCCGAGGAAGTGTATTTCCTGAAGGTGAAAGGCGACAGCATGATCGGCCGTTCGATCAACGACGGCGATTTCGTCATGGTCAACCCGTCCGCCAGCTCTAAGGACAATGACATCATCGCGGCAAGAATCGGCGAAGAAGCAACTGTCAAGACGCTGACACATCAGGACGGGGCAGTCGTGCTTGAGCCTGCAAATCCATCCGAACGAGAGATTGTCATCAAGCCCGACGATGACTTCAGCATCCTCGGCGTGATCTGCGGTGTCTTCAGGCCGCTCGGCACCATGGAAGTAATGGCGGCCGCGGCTATCCCCCGCACCGCTTAG
- a CDS encoding HAD-IC family P-type ATPase, which translates to MTASAVAADPRLVHRACGRVRVHLPGWTGAAQATLEARVCREPGIRKVRANSLTGNILVHFDPELTDDLRVLSMLRSTRLFAEAHPARASDDGHRDVAVLAGRQRSSRRVRADVVSEAARTTPHAAKSEMVPPGALRTDDLRRSATRTAGAALGLAMLFGRRLAGAGGPPVTSGAPAVVAGTISLIQSFPALREKAHERLGPEAAEVLFDVASIVSLTLAGGTFGLLLNGLTAGRLLSTAIAGRAARRRFEEKLEQGPAPVPGAIIRLETGERLPLPGTIADGVTTWIGVDGLPVAVEPGGRIPAGQLLLSGPCAVTLARPLRNALPAPRPLPPPEPRYDRYRRTSGWVSLAYGGVTAVASRSLERTFAALLLVNPRAALTGEDAADSGALARVLRAGVTVVDPGAKHLMRLPDAIVLGSPRLLASGIELHAAVPVSGTDAAEVTALAAAVAAAAEAPWSAAFRNVARTAVSVEDGHFDGVVGSATRDGVRYTLRAARESDRIAASIRLQHREDQLLVLRRVGQRRPLGVLAIRPRISERATDLVRTCGERGVQLALLAAGDSAAAQGVAARAGIALAPDPDAVSVICRWQAEGQRVAFVADTPDAAPAFAAADLAIAVNRGRSPFAAGVDLLAPDLGAVACIVEAAARRDLAARDSVGLSALANVVGAVWGLRGQPPMALATLPVNTAALTALAAGWARLRGGERATSVVGETADPRPERWGRQSAEEVLRVFETTDMGLSSVSAAARLKVIPLARRPNPLLVAALDQIKSPLTAILAAGAGLSLFLGSPADAVMIAAMLVANAAAGVWQELRTGQAADALEQMSAPTARVLRDGHPSSLPAGEIVPGDALLLARGDRVAADARLIAAHRLEVDEASLTGESLPVSKTLVGAREADRVVLAGSDVTLGTGQAVVTAVGPDTLMGAAIAAMAAGSPSRQTPLTTRLHQMLRQVLPIAGAGGGIVAVSGLLRREPALPSLALGATAALAAVPEGLPLLASLGEAAVARRLAARNAIVRRPSAVEALGRVDTVCADKTGTMTEGRLALALIADAERELRLPGDLPPELQLVLVTAALAGPHPDAPDADVDPTDAVVARAADTAGLGDAVRAARAADLPFESARLFHASIVENRLCAEGAAEALAPLCDRVRRGGVDHFLDDAGREALLDRAQQLAAQGLRVLMVAEGAAQVPLQEPHSLVALGFLGLADPLRAGVLNAVRRCHAAGIRVIMITGDHPATARAIGRDAGLVDDEGLVLTGADIVNLEERELDMMLEQATIIARATPVDKVRIVESLQRRGHTVAMTGDGVNDAPALRLADVGVAMGRGGTEVARQAADVVLTDDDFATLVEAFVEGRTFWRNIRRSLGLLLGGNLGELGLVVGASLLRLASPLTGRQILMMNLMTDVLPALAVVLARPKHHDLAALAREGASALGKPLRNEVFARGGATAVPSLVIYLIALRAKGAAVAQTVAFASIVSTQLAQTLDAGSKEGDAGPSIHRVVAGTAGVLAAMLILPAFRAFAGLVAPTPLGWGLIGASTLTSVMLARTFAVDPVFNAVGPTPLKEMAESVPGRGADGPTRTEAKNL; encoded by the coding sequence ATGACCGCCAGCGCAGTTGCGGCCGATCCGCGTCTGGTGCATCGCGCCTGCGGTCGGGTGCGGGTGCATCTTCCCGGATGGACAGGAGCTGCTCAGGCGACGCTGGAAGCTCGTGTGTGTCGCGAGCCTGGTATTCGCAAAGTCCGGGCGAACTCGCTCACCGGCAATATCCTCGTGCACTTCGATCCCGAGCTGACCGACGACCTGCGCGTACTTTCAATGCTGCGCAGCACCCGCCTGTTCGCCGAGGCCCACCCTGCACGGGCCAGCGATGACGGGCATAGGGATGTTGCGGTGCTTGCCGGGCGCCAGCGATCCAGCCGCCGGGTTCGCGCCGATGTCGTTAGTGAGGCTGCGAGAACGACTCCGCACGCTGCTAAGAGCGAGATGGTGCCTCCTGGTGCACTTCGCACTGACGATCTTCGTCGGAGCGCGACGCGCACTGCCGGGGCGGCGCTCGGACTTGCGATGCTGTTCGGACGACGGCTGGCCGGGGCCGGCGGGCCCCCGGTCACGTCGGGCGCACCCGCCGTAGTCGCTGGCACTATAAGCCTGATCCAGAGCTTCCCCGCGCTACGCGAAAAGGCTCACGAGCGGCTCGGTCCCGAGGCTGCCGAAGTGCTCTTCGACGTTGCAAGCATCGTAAGTCTCACGCTCGCCGGCGGCACCTTTGGGCTACTGCTCAACGGCCTCACGGCCGGACGACTTCTCAGTACTGCTATTGCCGGCCGCGCTGCCCGGCGGCGTTTCGAGGAGAAGCTGGAGCAAGGGCCCGCACCCGTTCCAGGCGCCATAATCCGGCTCGAAACCGGCGAGCGGCTCCCGCTCCCCGGTACCATCGCGGACGGCGTGACGACCTGGATCGGCGTGGACGGCCTGCCGGTTGCCGTGGAACCCGGCGGCCGCATTCCCGCTGGCCAACTGCTCCTTAGTGGACCGTGCGCGGTGACGTTAGCCCGCCCGCTACGCAATGCTCTGCCTGCGCCGCGCCCCTTGCCCCCCCCAGAGCCGCGCTATGACCGCTATCGGCGAACATCGGGGTGGGTGTCGCTGGCCTATGGGGGCGTCACCGCGGTGGCGTCTCGCTCACTTGAGCGCACGTTTGCGGCGCTTCTCCTGGTCAACCCCCGCGCAGCACTTACCGGCGAGGATGCGGCAGATAGCGGAGCGCTGGCTCGCGTCCTGCGCGCCGGCGTGACAGTTGTCGACCCCGGAGCGAAGCACCTCATGCGGCTTCCTGACGCCATCGTCCTTGGCAGCCCGCGTTTGCTGGCGAGCGGGATTGAGCTTCACGCCGCCGTGCCGGTCTCGGGCACCGATGCCGCCGAAGTCACTGCCCTCGCTGCTGCCGTTGCCGCAGCCGCGGAGGCGCCTTGGAGCGCCGCTTTTCGAAATGTCGCCAGGACAGCGGTGTCGGTGGAAGACGGTCACTTTGACGGGGTGGTTGGCAGCGCTACGCGCGACGGCGTGCGGTATACGCTTCGAGCCGCTCGCGAGAGCGATCGAATTGCTGCATCAATCCGCCTGCAGCATCGCGAAGATCAACTGCTGGTCCTCCGGCGGGTAGGGCAGCGGCGACCACTTGGTGTGCTGGCAATTCGTCCCAGAATCTCCGAGCGCGCCACGGACCTTGTGCGGACATGTGGCGAGCGCGGAGTCCAGCTAGCCCTGCTCGCCGCAGGGGACTCTGCGGCGGCGCAGGGGGTTGCGGCGCGGGCAGGAATTGCTTTGGCCCCAGATCCGGATGCAGTGTCCGTGATCTGTCGGTGGCAGGCGGAGGGGCAGCGAGTAGCGTTTGTTGCGGACACGCCCGACGCGGCTCCCGCGTTTGCCGCCGCTGATCTCGCGATTGCGGTAAACAGGGGGCGGTCACCGTTCGCTGCCGGCGTCGACCTGTTGGCGCCCGATCTCGGTGCCGTTGCATGCATTGTCGAGGCGGCGGCACGGCGCGACCTGGCGGCGCGCGACTCGGTGGGTCTCTCTGCCCTGGCCAACGTAGTCGGTGCTGTGTGGGGACTTCGCGGCCAACCCCCCATGGCACTGGCGACGCTGCCCGTCAACACCGCGGCGCTCACTGCGCTTGCGGCAGGATGGGCACGCCTGCGCGGAGGCGAGCGAGCCACGTCCGTTGTGGGGGAGACGGCCGATCCCCGTCCGGAGAGATGGGGACGGCAGAGCGCCGAGGAAGTACTCCGCGTATTCGAGACCACGGACATGGGATTGTCCAGCGTAAGCGCCGCGGCGCGGCTAAAGGTGATACCGTTGGCCCGCCGCCCAAATCCGCTCCTCGTTGCCGCCCTCGACCAGATCAAATCGCCCCTAACGGCCATCCTTGCGGCCGGCGCCGGACTCTCACTCTTCCTCGGCTCCCCTGCAGACGCGGTCATGATTGCAGCAATGCTCGTGGCCAATGCAGCCGCAGGAGTCTGGCAGGAGCTGCGCACGGGTCAGGCGGCAGATGCCCTGGAGCAAATGAGCGCACCAACAGCGCGCGTGTTGCGTGATGGTCACCCCAGCTCGCTCCCTGCCGGCGAGATCGTTCCGGGCGACGCGCTGCTCCTCGCCCGCGGCGACCGTGTGGCAGCCGACGCGCGCCTCATCGCTGCGCACCGGCTGGAGGTGGATGAGGCGTCGCTGACCGGCGAGTCGTTGCCAGTTTCCAAGACACTCGTGGGCGCTCGGGAGGCAGACCGGGTAGTGCTCGCTGGGAGCGACGTCACTCTCGGCACCGGGCAGGCCGTGGTCACCGCCGTAGGGCCGGATACGCTAATGGGCGCAGCTATCGCCGCGATGGCCGCTGGCAGCCCCTCCCGGCAAACGCCGCTAACGACGCGGCTGCACCAGATGCTTCGCCAGGTGCTGCCGATCGCAGGGGCGGGTGGCGGCATCGTCGCTGTGTCGGGCCTGTTGCGCCGCGAGCCGGCCCTCCCAAGCCTAGCCCTCGGCGCCACCGCCGCACTCGCGGCGGTGCCGGAGGGACTACCGCTCCTGGCGTCGCTTGGCGAGGCTGCGGTGGCCCGGCGTCTCGCGGCTCGCAATGCGATCGTCCGACGCCCCTCCGCAGTCGAGGCACTGGGGCGTGTCGACACCGTTTGCGCCGACAAGACCGGAACCATGACCGAGGGACGGCTCGCGCTCGCGCTCATCGCAGACGCGGAGCGTGAGCTTCGCCTGCCTGGCGACCTCCCGCCGGAACTGCAACTGGTACTCGTCACGGCCGCCCTTGCTGGCCCGCACCCAGACGCGCCGGATGCCGATGTCGACCCAACAGACGCTGTTGTCGCCAGAGCTGCGGACACCGCCGGACTTGGCGACGCCGTGAGGGCAGCCCGCGCTGCGGATCTGCCTTTCGAGTCGGCGCGCCTTTTTCACGCGTCCATCGTCGAGAATAGACTCTGCGCCGAGGGCGCCGCTGAAGCTCTTGCTCCTCTATGTGACCGCGTGCGACGCGGCGGTGTCGACCACTTCCTCGACGACGCGGGCAGGGAGGCGCTGCTCGATCGGGCGCAGCAGCTCGCCGCACAGGGGCTGCGGGTGCTCATGGTTGCCGAGGGCGCGGCGCAGGTTCCGCTCCAGGAGCCACACAGCCTGGTCGCGCTCGGCTTTCTGGGGCTGGCAGACCCATTGCGCGCCGGTGTCCTGAACGCCGTGCGGCGCTGCCACGCGGCAGGTATCCGCGTAATCATGATCACCGGCGATCACCCGGCAACGGCCCGCGCGATTGGGCGCGACGCGGGGCTCGTTGACGACGAGGGACTCGTTCTTACCGGTGCCGACATCGTCAACCTCGAGGAGCGCGAGCTTGACATGATGCTCGAGCAGGCGACGATCATTGCGCGCGCTACCCCGGTTGACAAGGTACGTATTGTCGAGAGCCTTCAGCGACGCGGGCACACCGTAGCCATGACGGGCGATGGTGTAAACGACGCGCCGGCGCTGCGCTTGGCGGACGTGGGCGTCGCCATGGGGCGGGGCGGGACTGAGGTCGCACGCCAGGCCGCTGATGTGGTGCTCACTGACGACGACTTCGCTACGCTGGTTGAAGCGTTCGTCGAGGGGCGCACATTCTGGCGCAATATCCGCCGGTCGCTCGGGCTTCTCCTCGGGGGGAACCTGGGCGAGCTCGGCTTGGTTGTGGGGGCCAGCCTCCTCCGACTCGCATCGCCGCTGACGGGTCGCCAGATCCTGATGATGAACCTCATGACCGATGTGCTCCCGGCGCTTGCTGTCGTGCTCGCGCGGCCGAAGCACCATGACCTTGCAGCGCTCGCTCGCGAGGGCGCATCGGCGCTCGGCAAACCGCTTCGGAACGAGGTGTTCGCCCGCGGCGGCGCGACGGCTGTGCCATCTTTGGTGATCTATCTCATTGCGCTCCGCGCCAAGGGTGCTGCAGTTGCCCAGACCGTCGCCTTCGCGAGCATCGTCTCCACCCAGCTCGCCCAGACGCTCGACGCCGGTTCCAAGGAAGGGGACGCGGGCCCGTCGATCCACCGCGTAGTCGCGGGTACGGCTGGCGTACTTGCGGCGATGCTCATTCTGCCGGCCTTCCGCGCCTTTGCGGGTCTCGTCGCGCCGACTCCGCTCGGATGGGGGCTGATCGGTGCAAGCACTCTCACGTCGGTGATGCTCGCCCGCACGTTCGCTGTAGACCCTGTTTTCAATGCGGTCGGTCCCACCCCGCTGAAGGAGATGGCCGAATCCGTTCCAGGAAGGGGCGCGGACGGGCCCACGCGAACAGAGGCGAAAAATCTGTGA
- a CDS encoding DUF4142 domain-containing protein, translating to MAAIVVAANNVAIEASSSRGRSIRSKVRSFARQMVTDHSAVNKAATALVTKLGVTPEENATSRQLIEAGTQNLKTLEGKSGKDFVQAYIDNEVSYYQTVLDALDNTLIPNAQNAEVKALLVQTGPAFVAHHKLAQDIQNSLKR from the coding sequence ATCGCCGCGATCGTTGTGGCGGCCAATAATGTGGCCATCGAAGCCAGCAGCTCGCGGGGTCGAAGCATCCGATCAAAGGTCAGGTCGTTCGCCCGGCAAATGGTCACCGACCATTCCGCGGTGAACAAGGCGGCCACGGCACTTGTTACGAAACTCGGCGTCACGCCCGAGGAAAACGCGACGAGCCGTCAGCTCATCGAGGCGGGTACGCAGAACCTCAAGACGCTGGAGGGAAAGTCAGGCAAGGACTTCGTTCAGGCGTACATCGACAACGAAGTCTCGTACTACCAGACCGTGCTGGACGCGCTCGACAACACGCTCATTCCGAATGCGCAGAACGCGGAGGTCAAAGCCCTGCTCGTGCAGACTGGGCCGGCGTTCGTCGCGCACCACAAGCTTGCTCAGGACATCCAGAACTCGCTTAAGCGCTGA
- a CDS encoding MarR family transcriptional regulator — protein MLKKSEIVPGNAPLHEAIVALEAMLREMRLCDEISVKLFGVTAAQLRLLCELAVTDEQSVTMLSAALNSNQSTVSELLTALTRKGLTLKRPVATDDRAVAVKLSGRGRKIALKAQGVGRPLLMGALSEMPVSGVATLVASVRRLTNEMEAQRDRLARP, from the coding sequence ATGTTGAAAAAGTCCGAAATAGTTCCCGGGAATGCCCCGCTCCACGAGGCAATTGTTGCTCTCGAAGCAATGCTGAGGGAAATGCGGCTTTGTGACGAGATATCGGTAAAACTGTTTGGAGTCACTGCGGCGCAGTTGCGATTGCTATGCGAGCTGGCGGTCACGGATGAGCAATCGGTGACGATGCTGAGTGCGGCGCTCAATTCGAACCAGAGCACGGTTTCCGAACTGCTGACAGCTCTGACCAGGAAAGGCCTGACCCTCAAGCGTCCGGTCGCAACCGACGATCGCGCTGTGGCAGTCAAACTCAGCGGGCGGGGCAGGAAGATCGCCCTGAAAGCTCAGGGGGTGGGGCGGCCTCTTCTGATGGGGGCGTTATCTGAAATGCCTGTCAGCGGCGTCGCGACTCTGGTTGCATCGGTGAGGCGGCTGACCAACGAAATGGAAGCGCAACGGGACCGGCTGGCCCGCCCATAG
- a CDS encoding cupredoxin family copper-binding protein, with translation MSTPITARRASWRRARNGTLVCIVASAQIGCLPRATTQAVTIRAFAFSPSADTVRVGDTLVWRNRDLVPHTATARDETFDSGSLEADAWWRLIARTPGVYPYICTFHPAMAERSSYADASSALSP, from the coding sequence TTGAGTACGCCGATTACCGCAAGACGCGCCAGCTGGCGCCGGGCGCGTAATGGCACGCTCGTGTGCATCGTCGCTTCGGCGCAGATTGGTTGCTTACCGCGGGCAACCACCCAGGCGGTGACGATCCGGGCTTTTGCATTTTCGCCGTCGGCAGATACGGTGCGGGTGGGCGACACACTCGTATGGCGAAACCGGGACCTCGTGCCGCATACCGCAACGGCGCGAGATGAGACGTTCGACTCCGGAAGTCTCGAGGCTGATGCTTGGTGGCGCCTCATCGCGCGTACCCCGGGGGTGTATCCGTACATCTGCACTTTTCACCCGGCCATGGCTGAACGATCGTCGTACGCTGACGCGTCGTCCGCACTATCCCCCTAA
- a CDS encoding aminotransferase class I/II-fold pyridoxal phosphate-dependent enzyme: MPRPSARVLALPDYPLGKLPERKRELIARGVDVIDLGAGDADLAPPDVAVRRLAEAAAMSPMSRYGFGTGLVEYRQAVTRFMLRRFGIAFDAMREVVPLIGSKEGISHLALAYAEEGDTTIIPEPGYLAYLGGTQLGGAEPYRYALKPGNGFLVDLDEIPREVLDRTRILYLNYPNNPTAAIAPISYLEEMVQRCRELDILLVYDNAYSEMAFDGYMPPSIFEVDGARHVAIEFHSMSKTFNMTGWRCGWAVGSADLIAPLVRVKSFIDTGAFMAVQAAAAAALDDAESFVAGNVSVFKERRDAAVTAFRDNGFACSTPMATMYLWIALPGNIPSAAFAESLMEEEGVIVLPGSSLGVGGEGFFRVSFVTSPDRIREAALRAGKVLARMGAAAK; this comes from the coding sequence GTGCCGCGTCCCTCCGCCCGGGTGCTTGCACTCCCGGATTATCCACTTGGGAAACTGCCGGAACGAAAGCGCGAGCTGATCGCGCGGGGAGTCGATGTTATCGATCTTGGAGCCGGTGATGCAGACCTTGCTCCTCCCGACGTGGCTGTAAGGCGTCTTGCCGAAGCGGCCGCCATGTCGCCGATGAGCCGGTACGGTTTCGGCACCGGACTTGTCGAATATCGCCAGGCAGTGACGCGCTTTATGCTGCGCCGATTCGGAATTGCCTTTGATGCAATGCGCGAAGTTGTGCCGCTTATCGGATCGAAAGAAGGAATCTCCCACCTTGCGCTCGCATACGCGGAGGAGGGCGATACTACAATCATTCCGGAGCCCGGGTATCTCGCGTACCTCGGCGGCACGCAGCTCGGAGGCGCCGAGCCTTACCGCTATGCGCTGAAGCCCGGCAACGGCTTCCTTGTTGACCTCGATGAGATTCCTCGGGAAGTTCTTGACCGGACCAGGATACTGTACCTGAATTATCCGAATAACCCGACTGCCGCCATCGCTCCAATCAGCTACCTCGAAGAAATGGTTCAGCGATGCAGGGAACTGGACATCCTCCTGGTGTATGACAATGCGTACTCGGAGATGGCCTTCGATGGCTACATGCCGCCAAGCATTTTCGAGGTGGATGGTGCCCGCCACGTGGCGATCGAGTTTCACTCCATGTCCAAGACCTTCAACATGACCGGCTGGCGTTGCGGCTGGGCTGTTGGCAGCGCCGATCTTATCGCGCCGCTCGTGAGAGTCAAGTCATTCATCGACACTGGCGCGTTCATGGCTGTACAGGCCGCAGCCGCGGCGGCTCTCGACGATGCGGAGAGTTTTGTCGCGGGCAATGTATCGGTGTTCAAGGAACGGAGAGACGCCGCTGTGACGGCGTTCCGGGACAACGGCTTTGCATGCAGCACGCCGATGGCGACGATGTATCTCTGGATTGCGCTTCCCGGGAATATTCCCAGCGCTGCGTTCGCCGAGTCACTGATGGAGGAGGAAGGAGTGATCGTATTGCCAGGCTCGTCGCTGGGTGTCGGCGGTGAAGGCTTTTTTCGCGTGTCGTTCGTGACTTCGCCTGACAGAATTCGCGAAGCTGCGTTGCGCGCGGGAAAGGTGCTCGCGCGAATGGGTGCTGCCGCTAAGTGA
- a CDS encoding fumarylacetoacetate hydrolase family protein encodes MADLTTDDPLTGGGIPLHESSARVSRPGKIVCIGRNYREHAKELGNDVPVEPLLFLKPSTSVIGDGASIILPSQSARVEFEGEIGIIIGRRLKKAAESECIAAVSGVVAANDVTARDLQRKDSQWTRAKGFDTFCPLGNIAEGSHDLTRLTVISRVNGEERQRASSAEMVFPISMLLSYVSHVMSLEPGDIVLTGTPAGVGPLTAADIVEVEIEGLSRVSNPVRGED; translated from the coding sequence GTGGCTGACCTTACAACCGACGATCCGCTCACCGGCGGCGGTATTCCGCTGCACGAGTCGAGCGCCCGCGTCTCACGTCCGGGAAAGATCGTATGCATTGGCCGCAATTATCGCGAGCATGCAAAGGAGCTTGGTAACGATGTTCCGGTCGAGCCGCTCTTGTTTCTCAAACCGTCTACCAGCGTGATCGGTGATGGCGCCTCAATCATTCTGCCGTCCCAGTCGGCGCGCGTTGAATTCGAAGGAGAGATTGGCATTATCATTGGTCGGCGGCTGAAGAAGGCAGCGGAATCTGAATGCATTGCCGCCGTGAGTGGCGTCGTTGCCGCGAACGATGTCACAGCGCGGGATCTCCAGCGGAAAGACAGTCAGTGGACGCGAGCGAAGGGGTTCGACACGTTCTGCCCGCTGGGAAATATCGCCGAAGGCTCGCACGATCTAACGAGGCTGACCGTCATCAGCCGGGTGAATGGCGAGGAGCGTCAGCGGGCATCTTCGGCCGAGATGGTATTTCCGATATCGATGCTTCTTTCGTATGTCTCGCATGTCATGTCCCTGGAACCGGGCGACATTGTGTTGACTGGAACACCGGCGGGCGTCGGCCCACTCACCGCGGCTGACATCGTTGAAGTCGAGATAGAGGGCTTGAGCAGGGTCAGCAATCCGGTGCGGGGCGAAGACTAG